The DNA segment ATAATTTGAAAATTAATTTTATTTCACAACTAAAGTAGTATATCAGAGTTTTAAAACTACGTCAATACTTTTTTTGATATAATTCCAATAAAAACAAGGCTAGATTTACGAACCACCAGGCAGTGTGGTCTTTATAAAATAAGGGCCGGGATATTTATCCCAGCCCTTAAAAAATATTATTTTATTTTTTAATCATTTTTCTAAAGTTAGAATCCCCAGCTGAGAAAGATAGTCATCTTATTCAGAGCTAAAAGGGTTCCCATTATAATGAGGATTACTCCGCTGACCTTATCTGAAAACAAAAAGTTCTTCTTTATAAAATCCAATTTATTACTTCTATCCATAAATATTGCAAAAATCATAAAGGGCAGTCCCAGCCCAAAAGTATAGATCCAGATATACAGCATTCCCATCCATACGGTATCGGCACCTGCCAGATATGACATTACCATAAATAGAACAGGACCCATACAGGGTGTCCATCCAAATCCGAAGGCAAACCCAAAGAGATAGGATGTTCCTATATTTCTCCGGACAAAACTAAAATTCATTCTCTTTTCAGAGTACAGCTTAGTTATCTTAAAAATTCCTACCATATGCAGACCCATCACCACAATAATTCCGCCGAAAATCATATTCAATATATTGTTCCCGATAAGCTTACTGGCAAGATTAGTAAAATTAAAGAGTACTATCTGTAAGGCTGAAAAAGCTGTCCCAAAACCCAGTATAAAGAAAGTGGTATGGAGGATAACTTTAAATTTTTGTTTCCCATCCTGCTCTTTTCCTAATACTATCCCGCTTATATAGGAAAGGTAGCTGGGTACCAGGGGTATTATACAGGGTGCTAAAAAAGTTCCCATCCCGGCAAGAAAAACTATCAATATATTTATCTCCATATCCAACTCCTTTATACATTTGCTATATTTTTTTAATTTTGACGCAGAGATACACTGAGAAAAAAGAAAGTTGCACAGAGAAAACCTCTGCGAAACTCTAATTTAAATCTCAGTGTATCTCTGTGACCATTTTTTCTTCATCGATGAAGTTTGATGATACATTTAAAAATTAAGTTTTCAGTACACGTTTTTCTACGATTATAAAAATCAAGTATAGTTAAAACTTGATTTCGAATGTCGATTTTAATATTCGTGGGATCCACTTAAAAAGGAGAGTATTTACCTTAATTCCTCCAAGTCCTCTGCTTTTAATTGACCCCAATCTAAGGCTCCATGGATCCTTTCCAAAATTATCCCATTTTCATCTATTATATAGGTAGTAGGTACCACTCTTATTAATATTTTTCTCGATAAAATTTGTCCCACATCAAAATAATGGGGGAAATCCATGGGATTATCTGTAAAAAAATTATCCACCGATTCCCCGTCGTTATCCACCATTATAGATACCACGTTCACTCTATCTCTATTTTCATTATAAAATTTATTTAACAGGGGTTTTTCCACCTTGCAGGGAGGACACCAGCTGGCACCAAAATTATATATAGTAATCTTGTTTAGATATTTTTCCGAAGTCCCCTCTAACTCCCCCTTTGTATTATATAGGTTGAGAACAGGAAACTTATCTCCTCT comes from the Psychrilyobacter piezotolerans genome and includes:
- a CDS encoding TlpA family protein disulfide reductase, with the protein product MKKLIFILLLLVGVLSFGAKEGLERGDKFPVLNLYNTKGELEGTSEKYLNKITIYNFGASWCPPCKVEKPLLNKFYNENRDRVNVVSIMVDNDGESVDNFFTDNPMDFPHYFDVGQILSRKILIRVVPTTYIIDENGIILERIHGALDWGQLKAEDLEELR
- a CDS encoding cytochrome c biogenesis CcdA family protein; amino-acid sequence: MEINILIVFLAGMGTFLAPCIIPLVPSYLSYISGIVLGKEQDGKQKFKVILHTTFFILGFGTAFSALQIVLFNFTNLASKLIGNNILNMIFGGIIVVMGLHMVGIFKITKLYSEKRMNFSFVRRNIGTSYLFGFAFGFGWTPCMGPVLFMVMSYLAGADTVWMGMLYIWIYTFGLGLPFMIFAIFMDRSNKLDFIKKNFLFSDKVSGVILIIMGTLLALNKMTIFLSWGF